From Amycolatopsis sp. YIM 10, the proteins below share one genomic window:
- a CDS encoding MBL fold metallo-hydrolase → MLRRVADGVLVHQSELLQNNTVVVQGRHGVLLIDPGITDGEMADLANDLRELGQTVVAGFATHPDWDHALWHAEFGDAPRYGTARCADFLRDVLADADWKARVAEGLPPELADEIPLDLFGRITGLPAGTTHIPWDGPKIRLLEHEGHAQGHAALVIEERGVLVAGDMLSDILIPFPDFGAGDPIGDYLAGLRVLESVADEVDAIVPGHGSVGDDVQARIDLDRAYVHALRDGRDPEDPRIGPAATFGRDWLPAVYEGQLRQLAGSGGTTG, encoded by the coding sequence ATGCTGAGACGGGTAGCGGACGGGGTTCTGGTCCACCAGAGCGAGTTGCTGCAGAACAACACTGTTGTCGTTCAGGGCCGGCACGGTGTGCTGCTCATCGACCCCGGGATCACCGACGGCGAAATGGCCGACCTCGCGAACGACCTCCGCGAGCTGGGCCAGACCGTGGTGGCGGGCTTCGCGACGCACCCCGATTGGGATCACGCGCTCTGGCACGCCGAGTTCGGTGACGCGCCCCGCTACGGCACGGCCCGCTGCGCGGACTTCCTGCGGGACGTGCTCGCGGACGCGGACTGGAAGGCCCGCGTCGCCGAGGGCCTGCCCCCGGAACTCGCCGACGAGATACCGCTGGACCTGTTCGGCCGCATCACCGGTCTGCCTGCCGGGACGACGCACATCCCTTGGGACGGCCCGAAAATCCGGCTCCTCGAGCATGAGGGGCATGCCCAGGGCCATGCGGCACTGGTGATCGAGGAACGTGGGGTTCTTGTCGCCGGGGACATGCTTTCCGACATCCTGATCCCGTTCCCCGATTTCGGCGCCGGGGACCCGATCGGGGACTACCTCGCCGGGCTGCGTGTGCTCGAAAGCGTGGCCGACGAGGTTGATGCCATCGTCCCCGGCCACGGCTCCGTCGGCGACGACGTGCAGGCGCGGATCGACCTGGATCGGGCTTACGTGCACGCGTTGCGGGACGGCCGTGATCCCGAGGACCCGCGCATCGGGCCCGCTGCCACGTTCGGCCGGGACTGGCTGCCCGCTGTGTATGAAGGGCAACTCCGGCAACTCGCCGGTTCCGGCGGGACGACCGGATAG
- a CDS encoding ABC transporter ATP-binding protein, whose translation MLIAAVVVLGLAWIGLNLLGPKLLGYATDLIFAGLVSTGYPAGSSKEDVIGQLRADGRDTLANVFSTTDLVPGEGVDFGALGVVLLVLLGIYLVAAGFMLWRGRLVATIVQRVVRNLRAQVDAKLSRLPMSHFDRNSGGDVLSRATNDIDNLQQSFQLTLGQLINSVFTILGVLAVMLVISPALALIVLLSVPLAAAIAWVISKRAQPRFAEQWGTTGSLNAHIEQIYTGHSLVKGFGRRELAEREFDEHNEALYRAGSRAQFITGMIEPAARFVTDLNYVLVAVVGALRVASGSLSIGDVQAFIQYSQMFSRPIVDLANFSGQLQSGLASAKRIFELLDAEEQRPDAREPVRPGPTRGQVVFDRVSFRYLPGKPLIEDLSLIAEPGQVVAIVGPTGAGKTTLGNLLMRFYELDGGRILLDGEDIASMDREDLRSRIGLVSQDAWLFHGTIAENIAYGRPDATRAEVIAAAEATCVDRFVHTLPDGYDTVLDDETSTVSAGEKQLITLARAFLIRPSLLVLDEATSSIDTKTEELVQRATSSLRAGRTCFVIAHRLSTVRNADLIVVMENGQLIERGTHTELLEADGTYARLHAASSATPVDLLS comes from the coding sequence ATGCTCATCGCCGCCGTGGTCGTGCTGGGCCTGGCCTGGATCGGGCTGAACCTGCTCGGCCCGAAACTGCTCGGCTATGCCACCGACCTCATCTTCGCCGGGCTGGTCAGTACCGGCTACCCGGCCGGTTCGTCCAAAGAGGACGTCATCGGTCAGCTGCGCGCCGATGGCCGCGACACGCTGGCCAACGTGTTCAGCACCACCGACCTGGTGCCCGGTGAAGGCGTCGACTTCGGCGCGCTCGGCGTGGTCCTGCTGGTCCTGCTCGGCATCTACCTGGTCGCCGCCGGGTTCATGCTGTGGCGCGGGCGCCTGGTCGCGACCATCGTTCAACGCGTCGTCCGGAACCTGCGCGCACAGGTCGACGCGAAGCTGAGCCGTCTGCCGATGAGCCACTTCGACCGCAACTCCGGCGGGGACGTGCTCAGCCGCGCCACCAACGACATCGACAACCTCCAGCAGAGCTTCCAGCTCACCCTCGGGCAGTTGATCAACTCGGTGTTCACCATTCTCGGTGTGCTCGCGGTGATGCTGGTGATCTCGCCGGCGCTGGCACTGATCGTGTTGCTCAGCGTGCCGCTGGCGGCGGCCATCGCGTGGGTGATCAGCAAGCGCGCGCAGCCGCGGTTCGCCGAGCAGTGGGGCACCACCGGTTCGCTCAACGCGCACATCGAGCAGATCTACACCGGACACTCGCTGGTCAAGGGCTTCGGCAGGCGGGAACTGGCCGAGCGGGAGTTCGACGAGCACAACGAGGCGCTCTACCGCGCCGGCTCCCGCGCGCAGTTCATCACCGGCATGATCGAGCCGGCCGCGCGCTTCGTCACCGATCTCAACTACGTGCTGGTCGCGGTGGTCGGCGCGCTGCGGGTGGCCAGCGGCTCGCTGTCCATCGGCGACGTGCAGGCGTTCATCCAGTACTCGCAGATGTTCAGCAGGCCGATCGTCGACCTGGCGAACTTCTCCGGTCAGCTGCAGTCGGGGCTGGCCTCGGCCAAGCGGATCTTCGAGCTGCTCGACGCCGAGGAGCAGCGTCCCGACGCCCGGGAGCCGGTGCGTCCAGGCCCGACGCGCGGGCAGGTTGTCTTCGACCGGGTCAGTTTCCGTTACCTGCCGGGCAAACCGCTGATCGAGGACCTGTCGCTGATCGCGGAGCCGGGGCAGGTGGTGGCGATCGTCGGGCCGACCGGCGCGGGCAAGACCACGCTCGGCAACCTGCTCATGCGGTTCTACGAACTCGACGGCGGCCGCATCCTGCTCGACGGCGAGGACATCGCGAGCATGGACCGCGAGGACCTGCGATCCCGGATCGGCCTGGTGTCGCAGGACGCCTGGCTGTTCCACGGCACGATCGCGGAGAACATCGCCTACGGCCGTCCGGACGCGACCCGCGCGGAGGTGATCGCGGCGGCGGAGGCCACCTGCGTTGACCGGTTCGTGCACACCCTTCCCGACGGCTACGACACCGTGCTCGACGACGAAACCTCCACCGTCAGCGCCGGTGAGAAGCAGCTGATCACCCTGGCCAGGGCGTTCCTGATCCGGCCGTCGCTGCTCGTGCTCGACGAGGCGACCAGTTCCATCGACACGAAAACCGAGGAACTGGTGCAGCGCGCGACAAGCTCGCTCCGGGCGGGCCGCACCTGCTTTGTCATCGCGCACCGGCTGTCCACCGTGCGCAACGCGGACCTGATCGTGGTGATGGAGAACGGACAGCTCATCGAGCGCGGCACGCACACCGAACTGCTCGAAGCCGACGGAACCTACGCACGCCTGCACGCGGCTTCCTCGGCGACGCCGGTCGATCTGCTCTCCTAG
- a CDS encoding DHA2 family efflux MFS transporter permease subunit has product MTTTNPGQDTVPDNDKLDSAVLKVAAVVVLGSIMAILDTTVVNVALQALTLEFKTSLDTIQWIATGYMLALATVIPVTGWASDRFGTKRLYLLAITLFLIGSMLAGLAWNIESLIAFRVVQGLGGGMLMPAGMTILTRTAGPHRVGRVMAVLGVPMLLGPIGGPILGGWLVDSVSWRWIFYINVPIGVLALLLAWRLLPSDKPEPAEKFDFPGMLMLSPGLAALIYGVSDIPAAGGVTAVSVWLPGLGGIALIAGFIVRALRVPNPLVDLTLFRNRTFTVAMVTNTFFCIAFFGSMLLLPTYFLLVRGESALQAGLLLAPQGIGAMLTMPVAGRLADKIGPGKVVLPGMALIVGSMVMFTVVGATTPYWQLLTALFVMGMGMGCTMMPIMTAALQTLTPKKVARASSAANIVQQTAGAIGSAVMSIILAGLLAGKFGVPTNEGQLAATAALMNPATHDQAAVLSADSFASTFVWALVLLAICFVPALFLPRKPPAPPISDTGDAQQAAPVILTH; this is encoded by the coding sequence ATGACAACAACAAACCCGGGTCAAGACACGGTCCCGGACAACGACAAGCTCGACAGCGCGGTGCTCAAGGTCGCGGCCGTCGTGGTGCTCGGCTCGATCATGGCGATCCTCGACACCACGGTGGTCAACGTCGCGCTGCAGGCGCTGACCCTGGAGTTCAAGACCTCGCTGGACACCATCCAGTGGATCGCCACCGGCTACATGCTGGCGCTGGCCACGGTCATCCCGGTCACCGGCTGGGCGTCGGACCGGTTCGGCACCAAGCGCCTGTACCTGCTGGCGATCACCCTGTTCCTGATCGGCTCGATGCTGGCCGGGCTGGCCTGGAACATCGAGTCGCTGATCGCCTTCCGGGTGGTGCAGGGCCTCGGCGGCGGCATGCTGATGCCGGCCGGCATGACCATCCTGACCAGGACCGCGGGCCCGCACCGGGTCGGCAGGGTGATGGCCGTGCTCGGCGTGCCGATGCTGCTCGGCCCGATCGGCGGCCCGATCCTCGGTGGCTGGCTGGTCGACTCGGTGAGCTGGCGCTGGATCTTCTACATCAACGTGCCGATCGGCGTTCTCGCGCTGCTGCTGGCGTGGCGGCTGCTGCCGTCGGACAAGCCGGAGCCCGCGGAGAAGTTCGACTTCCCCGGCATGCTGATGCTCTCGCCGGGGCTGGCCGCGCTGATCTACGGCGTTTCCGACATCCCGGCCGCGGGCGGGGTCACCGCGGTCAGCGTGTGGCTGCCCGGTCTCGGCGGCATCGCGCTGATCGCCGGGTTCATCGTGCGCGCGCTGCGGGTGCCGAACCCGCTGGTGGACCTGACGCTGTTCCGGAACCGCACGTTCACCGTCGCGATGGTCACGAACACGTTCTTCTGCATCGCCTTCTTCGGCAGCATGCTGCTGCTGCCGACGTACTTCCTGCTGGTGCGCGGGGAATCGGCGCTGCAGGCGGGGCTGCTGCTGGCGCCGCAGGGCATCGGCGCGATGCTCACCATGCCGGTCGCCGGGCGGCTCGCGGACAAGATCGGCCCGGGCAAGGTGGTGCTGCCGGGCATGGCGCTGATCGTGGGCAGCATGGTGATGTTCACCGTGGTCGGCGCGACCACGCCGTACTGGCAACTGCTGACCGCGTTGTTCGTGATGGGCATGGGCATGGGTTGCACGATGATGCCGATCATGACCGCGGCACTGCAGACGCTGACGCCGAAGAAGGTGGCACGCGCCTCGTCGGCGGCGAACATCGTGCAGCAGACCGCCGGTGCCATCGGCTCGGCGGTGATGTCGATCATCCTGGCCGGGCTGCTCGCCGGGAAGTTCGGCGTGCCGACGAACGAGGGCCAGCTCGCCGCGACCGCGGCGCTGATGAACCCGGCCACCCACGACCAGGCGGCTGTGCTCTCCGCGGACTCGTTCGCCTCCACCTTCGTGTGGGCGCTGGTGCTGCTGGCGATCTGCTTCGTCCCGGCCCTCTTCCTGCCGCGAAAGCCCCCGGCCCCACCGATCTCGGACACCGGCGATGCCCAGCAGGCAGCTCCGGTGATCCTCACCCACTGA
- a CDS encoding class I SAM-dependent methyltransferase, which produces MKIEERALGRFLKWWGPRGGLAQFHRPTGTVGHVVGWIMGRRSSNVARNRWAVRLLDVQPTERVIELGCGPGVAIAALAARASRGSVVGVDHSAVMIRQARHRNRAAVRAGRVRLVHAPVENLSLREGPFDAALAVNTVGMWPDPTARLRELAGLLRPGGRIAVVSQPRCPGATAATSAAAATELAGQLTDAGFEHVRTEMLDLDPPAACVLGRVAPASPATPTTATR; this is translated from the coding sequence ATGAAGATCGAAGAGAGGGCGCTCGGCCGGTTCCTGAAGTGGTGGGGTCCTCGCGGCGGGCTGGCCCAGTTCCACCGGCCGACCGGAACCGTCGGGCACGTCGTCGGCTGGATCATGGGCCGACGCTCGTCGAACGTGGCACGCAACCGTTGGGCGGTGCGGCTGCTGGACGTCCAGCCGACCGAGCGCGTCATCGAACTCGGCTGCGGTCCTGGTGTGGCCATCGCCGCTCTCGCCGCCCGCGCGTCCCGGGGATCGGTCGTGGGCGTCGATCACTCGGCGGTGATGATCCGCCAGGCCCGTCACCGAAACAGGGCCGCCGTACGGGCCGGACGGGTTCGCCTGGTTCACGCACCGGTGGAAAACCTGTCGCTCCGAGAGGGGCCGTTCGATGCCGCGCTCGCCGTCAACACGGTCGGCATGTGGCCCGACCCCACCGCCCGGTTGCGCGAACTCGCCGGGCTGTTGCGGCCTGGCGGGCGCATCGCGGTGGTGTCGCAGCCGCGCTGTCCCGGTGCCACCGCGGCCACCTCGGCGGCGGCTGCCACCGAACTGGCCGGCCAGCTCACCGATGCCGGTTTCGAGCACGTCCGAACCGAAATGCTCGACCTCGACCCACCCGCGGCATGCGTCCTCGGGCGGGTGGCGCCTGCCTCGCCGGCCACACCGACGACAGCCACACGGTAG
- a CDS encoding MerR family transcriptional regulator encodes MSEHTPASLSIGELSERTGVPTSALRYYDELGLVRPTARASGRRRYAESAVRDVSVIVFFREIGFSLAEIGRFMAGEQPGRQELIEHKLAELAEQQHRIEVARSALEHGRRCPAGDPVRCSRFWSIIDERRRGLSLAESHTRAH; translated from the coding sequence ATGTCCGAGCACACCCCGGCTTCGCTGTCCATCGGTGAACTGTCCGAACGCACCGGCGTGCCGACGAGCGCGCTGCGCTACTACGACGAACTCGGCCTCGTGCGGCCGACGGCACGGGCGTCGGGACGGCGGCGCTATGCCGAGTCGGCGGTCAGGGACGTCAGCGTGATCGTCTTCTTCCGCGAGATCGGCTTCTCGCTGGCGGAGATCGGGCGCTTCATGGCGGGCGAGCAGCCAGGCAGGCAGGAGCTGATCGAACACAAACTGGCCGAACTCGCCGAACAGCAGCACCGGATCGAAGTGGCCCGTAGCGCGCTCGAGCACGGTCGGCGATGCCCGGCCGGCGACCCCGTGCGATGCTCCCGATTCTGGTCGATCATCGACGAGCGCCGGCGCGGTCTCTCACTGGCAGAAAGCCACACACGAGCGCACTGA
- a CDS encoding GDP-mannose 4,6-dehydratase has product MSRRALITGITGQDGSYLAEYLLSQGYQVWGLIRGQANPRKSRVSRLVADLSFVDGDLMDQGSLVSAVDKVQPDEVYNLGAISFVPMSWQQAELVTEINGMGVLRVLEAIRMVSGLNSSQRVDVGKQIRFYQASSSEMFGKAAETPQRETTSFHPRSPYGVAKAYGHFITKNYRESFGMYAVSGMLFNHESPRRGAEFVTRKITLAVAKIKLGLQEKLELGNLDAVRDWGFAGDYVRAMHLMLQQDEPGDYVVGTGEMHSVRDAVRIAFDHVGLDWRDHVVINPALVRPAEVEILCADTTRVKAALGWEPSVDFAELMRMMVDSDLAQASREHEYADLLQAANW; this is encoded by the coding sequence ATGTCCAGGCGAGCTTTGATCACCGGGATCACCGGGCAGGACGGTTCCTACCTTGCCGAGTACCTGCTGAGCCAGGGGTACCAGGTCTGGGGCCTGATCCGCGGCCAGGCCAACCCGCGCAAGTCCCGGGTCAGCAGGCTGGTCGCCGATCTGTCCTTTGTCGACGGTGACCTGATGGACCAGGGCAGCCTGGTCTCCGCGGTGGACAAGGTGCAGCCGGACGAGGTGTACAACCTCGGTGCCATCTCGTTCGTGCCGATGTCCTGGCAGCAGGCGGAACTGGTCACCGAGATCAACGGCATGGGCGTGCTGCGCGTGCTGGAGGCGATCCGGATGGTCAGCGGGCTGAACAGCTCGCAGCGGGTGGACGTGGGCAAGCAGATCCGCTTCTACCAGGCGTCCTCCTCGGAGATGTTCGGCAAGGCGGCCGAGACCCCGCAGCGTGAGACCACCAGCTTCCACCCGCGCAGCCCGTACGGCGTGGCGAAGGCCTACGGGCACTTCATCACCAAGAACTACCGCGAATCCTTCGGCATGTACGCGGTTTCCGGCATGCTGTTCAACCACGAGTCACCGCGCCGGGGTGCGGAGTTCGTCACCCGCAAGATCACCCTCGCCGTCGCGAAGATCAAGCTGGGCCTGCAGGAGAAGCTCGAACTGGGCAACCTGGACGCGGTGCGCGACTGGGGCTTCGCCGGGGACTACGTGCGCGCGATGCACCTGATGCTGCAGCAGGACGAGCCGGGCGACTACGTGGTCGGCACCGGTGAGATGCACTCGGTGCGTGACGCCGTGCGGATCGCCTTCGACCACGTCGGCCTGGACTGGCGCGACCACGTGGTGATCAATCCGGCGCTGGTGCGCCCGGCCGAGGTGGAGATCCTCTGCGCCGACACCACCAGGGTCAAGGCCGCCCTCGGCTGGGAGCCGTCGGTGGACTTCGCCGAGCTGATGCGGATGATGGTCGACTCCGACCTCGCGCAGGCGTCGCGGGAGCACGAGTACGCCGACCTGCTGCAGGCCGCCAACTGGTGA
- a CDS encoding cytochrome P450 → MNEALAEKQTCPFPMARDADHVLDLPLDYRRLRREEPIVRVTLPSGEVAWLVSRYAEVKQVLSDERFSSKVAAPGFPKGFYFPVDPQPGAFVAVDPPEHTRYRRMIMGQFTKKRAESLRPEIQQIVDEHIDKLLAGPKPVNLVTTFARPIPLMVVCDLLGVPYGDRLAFGRWINTLVEANPSPAARNASAAALFGYMNKLVADKERKPTDDVLGRLASEQIRKGELNRNEAVVIGMMLLSAGYDTTASSLSLSVLALLQNPDQMKLLREDPDITVSAVEELLRHQNVMQHGVARVAVEDVELAGQTVRAGEGVIALTSSADRDDETYPDADRLDLTRGGSNPFAFGYGIHSCIAKFLARVEMQIALGTLVRRIPTLRLAAKPEELEFRNPSAMVYSVNELPVTW, encoded by the coding sequence ATGAACGAAGCGCTCGCAGAGAAGCAGACCTGCCCGTTCCCGATGGCACGGGACGCCGACCACGTGCTGGACCTCCCGCTGGACTACCGGCGGCTGCGCCGGGAAGAACCGATCGTCCGCGTCACCCTGCCCTCCGGAGAGGTCGCCTGGCTGGTCAGCCGCTACGCCGAGGTCAAGCAGGTGCTCTCCGACGAGCGGTTCAGCTCCAAGGTGGCCGCGCCCGGCTTTCCCAAGGGCTTCTACTTCCCGGTCGACCCGCAGCCGGGCGCCTTCGTCGCGGTCGACCCGCCGGAGCACACCCGGTACCGCCGGATGATCATGGGGCAGTTCACCAAGAAGCGCGCCGAATCGCTGCGCCCGGAGATCCAGCAGATCGTCGACGAGCACATCGACAAGCTGCTCGCCGGGCCGAAACCGGTCAACCTGGTCACCACCTTCGCCCGGCCCATCCCGCTGATGGTGGTCTGCGACCTGCTCGGTGTGCCCTACGGCGACCGGCTCGCCTTCGGCCGCTGGATCAACACCCTGGTCGAGGCGAACCCGAGCCCGGCCGCGCGCAACGCGTCGGCCGCGGCGCTGTTCGGTTACATGAACAAGCTGGTCGCGGACAAGGAGCGCAAGCCGACCGACGACGTGCTCGGCAGGCTGGCGAGCGAGCAGATCCGCAAGGGCGAGCTGAACCGCAACGAGGCCGTGGTCATCGGCATGATGCTGCTGTCGGCCGGATACGACACCACGGCCAGTTCGCTGTCGCTGAGCGTGCTCGCGCTGCTGCAGAACCCGGACCAGATGAAGCTGCTGCGCGAGGACCCGGACATCACCGTCAGCGCCGTCGAAGAACTGCTGCGCCACCAGAACGTCATGCAGCACGGGGTCGCGCGGGTGGCGGTCGAGGACGTGGAACTGGCCGGGCAGACCGTGCGCGCCGGTGAAGGCGTGATCGCGCTGACCTCGTCGGCGGACCGCGACGACGAGACCTATCCCGACGCCGACCGGCTCGACCTGACCCGTGGCGGCAGCAACCCGTTCGCCTTCGGCTACGGCATCCACAGCTGCATCGCCAAGTTCCTGGCCAGGGTGGAGATGCAGATCGCGCTGGGCACGCTGGTGCGGCGCATCCCGACCCTCCGGCTGGCGGCGAAGCCGGAGGAACTGGAGTTCCGCAACCCGTCGGCGATGGTCTACAGCGTGAACGAGCTACCGGTCACCTGGTGA
- a CDS encoding ABC transporter ATP-binding protein gives MLSSVLPRLRPYRRRIAALLVLQLCQTVATLLLPTFNAEIIDNGVVKGDVPYIWRTGVVMVAVAVAQIATSIAAALLGARIAAAVGRDLRSAVFRRVLDFSAREVGGFGTPSLITRTVNDAQQVQNLVQTTFDVAVIAPIMCVGGLVLAFNQDLPLGFVMIGLIVAVGVAIVAMLTRMGPVYTAMQRCIDLINRLLRERITGVRVVRAFVRDRREHERFGGANEQMYRHSLRVGRLMAAIPAVVIIVLNVFTVGLVWLAGWRIDNGTLQLGEMTALLGYLGLIVMSVVMLTMVFTSAPRAIVSAGRIQEVLDTEVSVTPAAYPVPAHGRGRLELRAAEFGYPGADQPVLRGIDLIAEPGEKVAIVGGTGSGKTTLLNLALRLFDVTGGAVLVNGVDVREQNADALTRTVGFVPQRAFLFSGTVASNLRYGRPDATDEELWRALEVVLAKDFVSQMDGGLDAPITQGGTNVSGGQRQRLAIARTLLRRPDIYLLDDCFSALDHRTEAELRENLEPELAEATVLLVTQRASSVARADRVVVLDKGLVSA, from the coding sequence GTGCTGTCCAGTGTCCTGCCCCGCCTGCGGCCCTACCGCCGCCGGATCGCCGCCCTGCTGGTGCTGCAGTTGTGCCAGACCGTGGCCACCCTGCTGCTGCCCACGTTCAACGCCGAGATCATCGACAACGGTGTGGTCAAGGGCGACGTCCCCTACATCTGGCGCACCGGCGTGGTGATGGTGGCCGTCGCCGTGGCGCAGATCGCCACCTCGATCGCCGCCGCCCTGCTGGGTGCCCGGATCGCCGCCGCGGTCGGCCGCGACCTGCGCTCGGCGGTGTTCCGCCGGGTGCTCGACTTCTCCGCCCGCGAGGTGGGCGGGTTCGGCACGCCCTCGCTGATCACCCGCACGGTCAACGACGCGCAGCAGGTGCAGAACCTGGTGCAGACCACCTTCGACGTGGCGGTGATCGCGCCGATCATGTGCGTGGGCGGGCTGGTGCTGGCGTTCAACCAGGACCTGCCGCTGGGCTTCGTGATGATCGGGCTGATCGTCGCGGTCGGCGTGGCCATCGTGGCGATGCTGACCAGGATGGGCCCGGTCTACACCGCCATGCAGCGCTGCATCGACCTGATCAACCGGCTGCTGCGCGAGCGCATCACCGGGGTGCGCGTGGTCCGCGCGTTCGTCCGCGACCGCCGCGAGCACGAGCGCTTCGGCGGGGCGAACGAACAGATGTACCGGCATTCGCTGCGCGTGGGCCGGTTGATGGCGGCGATCCCGGCCGTGGTGATCATCGTGCTGAACGTGTTCACCGTCGGCCTGGTCTGGCTGGCGGGCTGGCGCATCGACAACGGCACGCTGCAGCTCGGTGAGATGACCGCGCTGCTCGGGTACCTCGGCCTGATCGTGATGTCGGTGGTGATGCTGACCATGGTGTTCACCAGCGCGCCCCGCGCGATCGTCTCCGCCGGGCGCATCCAGGAAGTGCTCGACACCGAGGTGAGCGTGACCCCGGCGGCCTACCCGGTACCCGCCCACGGCCGCGGCAGGCTCGAACTCCGCGCCGCCGAATTCGGCTATCCCGGCGCGGATCAGCCAGTGTTGCGCGGGATCGACCTGATCGCCGAGCCCGGGGAGAAGGTGGCCATCGTCGGCGGCACCGGCAGCGGCAAGACCACCCTGCTGAACCTGGCGCTGCGCCTGTTCGACGTCACCGGTGGCGCGGTGCTGGTCAATGGGGTCGACGTGCGCGAGCAGAACGCCGACGCGCTCACCCGGACCGTCGGTTTTGTGCCGCAGCGGGCGTTCCTGTTCTCCGGCACGGTGGCCAGCAACCTGCGGTACGGCCGTCCCGACGCCACCGACGAGGAACTGTGGCGCGCGCTGGAAGTGGTGCTGGCCAAGGATTTTGTGTCGCAGATGGACGGTGGGCTGGACGCGCCGATCACGCAGGGCGGCACGAACGTCTCCGGTGGGCAACGGCAACGGCTCGCCATCGCGAGAACCCTGTTGCGCCGCCCCGACATCTACCTGCTCGACGATTGCTTCTCGGCGCTGGACCACCGGACCGAAGCCGAGTTGCGGGAGAACCTGGAACCCGAACTCGCGGAGGCGACCGTGCTGCTGGTGACCCAGCGCGCCAGCAGTGTGGCGCGCGCCGACCGGGTCGTGGTGCTGGACAAGGGACTGGTCTCCGCGTGA